ACGACAGGGCAGAGAGTGAAGGGGAGCGAAGCAGTGTGCGCTCAGGGCAGGtgcgtttgtttgtttatttaaaaaaaatcatctaggGGCGTGGTCTGAGGAGGACACCCCTCCCATGGCTTTGGGGAGGACGCAGGTTCCAGGAGTCACAAGGCAGAAACACGCGGGGCAGGTGGGGGCGTGGCCGGGGTGGGGAGGGGCTATGCCCCCCAGCACCTGGGGGTGGCTCCCGCGGCACCAGGCGGGCTAGGGCAACAGTATGTACAGGCAAGCACTGCTCCTGGACCCGGTCGGGGCCGGCTGGGGCCCCATTCTGCGGCAGGGGAGCTCTGGGGCGCAGGGTCTGAGTCCCATCTTGGGCTGCAGGGACCGCGGGGGCCGTCCAGGGAGGCTGGACAGTGGGGGCCCTTATCTGGGCCCATCAGGTGGATGAGAACAGACACTGCAAACCGCTCACCACCTGGGCCAGGGCAAGGCCTATCCGGCAGGGGCCGTCCCCACACTGAATCCCACACACGCAGAACTCAAGCCGGCACCCAGGCAGTGGGAACGCCCCGCAGGCTGGGCTTGGGTGGCCTCGGGCACGTGACAGGTGGGGCCCGTGTCCCGATAAATGGACAGGAACAAAAGGAACGCAAGGTCTGGTAGCCACGGCTCTGGGAGCGGCGCCACCCAGGCTGGCTCCTAGCAGAGACGTGGGAATCGCAAATGCATTGCAATGTGCAGTGAAGAGACGCGGGGAACGCACACCGCCGTCAGATGACGTGGCAGGTGCCCTGAGCTGCGGGTCCGTGGGCCCTGGCCCAGGCCGGCACAGCCCTGTCCCCAGTCCTGAGGGATTGTCTCCACAGGGCCTGGCCACTGGCCCGGCCACCTCCCCGGCTGCCCTGATCCAGCAGCCGCGCTCGTGAACACAGGGCAACCCCTTCCTGATGCTGACAAAGGTGGCGTGGAGTGGACAGATGGCCCGGGGGGGACACTGGGCCTGGCACCGCGTGGCCGGGGGGGGGGCCCCAGCAGCGGATGATGGCCTGGGGCTGCGGCTGTCCCCACGGAGGGAGGGCGGTGTCGGGTGACCCAGGTGTAGAATATGACCTCGGGGCCCCAGCCTTCCCCACAGAGGGAGGGCGGTGTCGGTGTCAGGCAGCCTAGGTATAGAAAATGACCTCGGGGATCTGGCCGTCCTCCACGGATGTGCCATTGTTGTTCCCAGCCGCGTAGCAAAAGGTGAAGCAGGTCTTGGCGCCCGTGGTGGGTGACTCGTGTGTCACCTTGCGCAGGCCTTTGGTGCCGTAGTGGGAGTCTGGGCCCTGTAGGGGATACGGGTACAGTGAGGTCAAGGACCACCAGGCTGGGATGCCCCAGGTGTGGACAGGGCAAGGCCCCCGAccgggccagggtggctgcctcCGGAGAGTGCTGTGCCCTGGTGGCTTCAGGATGGGTCAGAGACTCCCACGGAGGGACCTCCGTCCCCGGCGGCGCACCTTGAGCGTGGCGCAGGCCGTGTAGTTGACGTTGGGCAGCACCTCCACCGGCTCTTTGAACATGACGCGGAAGGTGCTGGCTGAGCCGTCGCAGCTGAAGCCCGTGTCATTCTGGCCCAGGACGGTGTTGCTATCGGTGTGGATAAtctgtggggaggtgggaggctcaggcctgGGGAGGGCCGACGGGGACCCCTCGAGGCCCAGCCCACCTGCCCACGGTGGGGGCAGCACAGGGACCAGGGCCGGGGGTTCGGCCAGGGTTCcatggaggtggggagaggacaTGGGCCTGAGTGGGGCCTGGGGATGAGGCTTGGGGCTGGTACCTGGATGTTCACTTGGTAGTCGGTGGGCCCGTGGATGGATCCATACAGCCCAAATCCCACCACGAAGATGCGCTTGTTGACTGAGAACCTGCCATGGCAGATGACAGGCGGCCGTGTGGATACCCAGGGACAGCCTAAGGTGAGCTGGGGCGAGCCCACCCCCATGCCCGGCCCCCCCCATCATCCCTGAGTCCTCCACCCCCATGCCTGCCCTCCCCCGTCTTCATCATCCCTGAGTCCTCGACCCCCATGCCTGCCCCCCCATCTCCATCATCCCCGAGTCCTCCACCCCCATGCCCGGACCCCCCCACCTGCACCCCAAGCCCCACCTAATGCGGTCACTGGTCCCGCTGTAGCCCCAGCGACTCTCCACCTGCTGGAAGCGGTTGATGCTGCACTCCTTCCCACGCAGGCAGCAGCGGGGCCGGTCAATGAACTCCACTCGTGGCTTGGGGTTGACGGTGAAGTGCAGGAAGAGGCTGACCACCTCGCGGTCCACCAGGATGCCCGACTGTGCGGGGCCTGCGGCACAGGGAGGGTGTTGGGGAGGGCCGGGCTGCACCCCGGGACCCCGAGTGCCTGGGAGGACACGCTCCTTCCCCCTAAGATGTCTGTGTCGGACTTTCAAGGTGCAGGGACCTGGGCAGCCCCTCCCCGGGGGACTAGCCACCAGCCATGGCCCCTACTGCCTGGGCTTTCGGGGAGGTCCTAGGGCACAGGCCAGAGGCTGACAGATACGCTCACTCAGGGGCGATGCCTCAGGGTCTGGCCCCACTGTAGGGACCACCCGTCACTtcactgggggtgggggggctccGCTGCCTGTTCTCTCAGGGCCATTAGCTGGGAGGGGTCACTGCAGCTCCCCGCTAGGCCTGTACCCTCCAGGCTGCAGCCCTGGCTTCTAGAAGCAGCCTGGGGGTTCCTCTCCACAGTAGGCCCTAGGCAGCCACCTTCCCAAGCATCACCCCAGGGGTGATGGCTAGCAGACCCCAGGCAGGCTCCAAGAGCCAGGCTCTTAATCCCGGTGCAGAGATGTGACAGGCGGAGGGGCTgtgcaagggatgtgaaggggCTCTGGGTAGGGAGGGGTGGCCGGGAGGGACAGAATTGGGGGTCCACCATCCACCCCCAGAAGTGCCGGGACACGGTGAGCACCTCCGCTCTAATGAGAGCAGCCCTGCCCGCCTGAAACCTAATCACTCATCAACCAAGGTGGGCTCAATTCTGCATCGCTCAGCTGCAGGCCAGCCCAATGCAGACACAGTTTAGTAACTGGTGAGAAACAGACCGTTAGGGGTTAAGTGAATCAGAAGACTGAGTATCAAAACTCAATAAACaatgttaacaattttttttttttttgagactgagttttgctcttgtcccccaggctagagtgcagtggcgtaatctcggctcacaacatccgtctccagggttcaagcaattctcctgcctcagcctcccgcatagctgggtttacaggcatgcgccaccatgcccagctaattttgtatttttagtaaagacggggtttcaccctgttggtcaggctggtctcgaactcctgacctcaagtgctccccccatcttggcctcccaaagtgctgggattacaggagtgagtgacccagcctggccaacaattattattttattttatttattttttttttgagacggagtttcactcttgttgcccaggctggagtgcagtggcgcgatctcggctcaccacaacctccgcctcctgggttcaagcgattctcctgcctcagcctcccgggtagctgggattacaggcaggcaccaccacccccagctgatcaacaattgtatttttaaaaagtatatatctagccaggctcggtggcccatgtccataatcccagcactttgtgaggccgagatgggaggatggctggagcccagtTCATGACCAGCccgggtaacatagcaagaccctgtccctacaaaaaatacaaatataagccttgtgtggtggtggcacctgcgatcccagctactccggagtctgaagcaggaggatcacttgagcccaggaggtcgaggctgcagtaagctgtgactgcaccactgcactcagcctgggcgacagagtgagaccctgttgctaAATCTGGCGACCTTCAGCTAAGCAAGAGTAGGGGCCGCGTGGACCTGGGGAAGGCCAGACGGCAAGTGTGTACCAGCCACAGGGCTCTGTCCTAGCCCCTTCTGGAAAGTTCCAGGCCTGTTTTGCTCCAGAGCTGGACGGCGTCAGGAAGTGAGCAGCCACATGAGGGCAGGAGGCATCGTTAGGGCTGCCCCTCACGTCACCCCGCAGCCCAGGCCCTGCAGCAGGGGACCCCAAGGCCCACTCATGGGCGCATGACAGCCACCCCGGCCATGTCAGAGCCTTCCTGGGCTCATCACGGACACTGATACCTGCACCAGCAGGTAGCACAAGAGCCCGAGACGGGGACTCCCTTCCCTCCTGGGGAGATGCCACCAAAACAGCTGGACAGACACGAGAGGCGGGGTCTGGCAATGCGCACGGTGGGGACAGAGCAGGGCCGGGGCTAACAGATGGCCCTGTGGATGCGCCCTCACAAGCCaggtttcttcccatctttttACGCTCCAGGTATCTGCCAGGCTTTCCGCAGTGAACTCGGGGGCACTATCCTCGGTACCCAGATGCCCACCTGtgtgccactcccctcccaagccaGCCCCTGGGCCCCTGAGCTCTGTTACCTGCAGCGAACTCCTCGATGGTCATGAGTGGGAAGCGAATGAGGCCCAGGGCCTTGCCCAGAACCTTCCGCCTGTTCTCTGGCGTCACCTGCAGCTGCTGCCGCTGACACTCGGCCTCGGACCAGCGGACAACGGCATTGAACAGCCGCACCTCACGGATGCCCAGTGTGTCGCGCTCCAGGACAGCCACCAGCGTGTCTGCGGGGTGGAGGAAGGGGCTGCGTGAACACGACACCCGTGTGCCCACCCTGCAGGAGGCAGTGAGACTAACGTGAGGACCAGCAGTTAAAGCTGGGCTGGCAACTACGGCCCGTGGCCCAAACCTGGCCCTGTGCTTGTGtttataaataaagctttatcAACACAAGACCATACCCCTTCATTTTCCTAGGCTGTGGTTGCTTTTAAGCCACAAGGACAGACTTGAGTAGCTTTGACAAAAGCTGTTCAACAGCAAAGTCAAAACCATGGACTATCGGAGAACGAGATGGTCACCATCAGCTGGGATGGTGGGGTCTGGCCTGTGGCCTCCTAGCCAAGGCCCCAGACTCCCCTGGGGCTGTGCTGGGGCCCAAGCTCCTGACCCGCTGCAAGTAGTGAGGCCCCAGCTCACCTGTGCAGCTTCCCCAGGGAACCCCCAGGCCCAAAGCTCTCACTGTCAATCCCCGGACCCTCCTGCCGAGGCCCCGCTGGGATTCCCACACCTGGGCTCCTGGGCCCTTACCCAGGTCAATGTCGGTGAAGCCCTCAGCGGTGATGGCGTCTGCCGTGTTTTTGTCGATGTTCTCCAGGCACAGGCTGGCCAGCTGTGGTTCATCGAAGAGTCGCGCCTGGCAAGAGACATCGACGGGGGGCGCGGGGGGCACATCAGCACCCAGCCCTCGGCAGATCCCCAGTGCGGAGCTAGCTCAAATGCAGCCCTGACCACACGGGCCTTCCTGAGCGTGGCCAGGAGCCACCAGGGTCTCAGCCACCAGGTCGGCCCTGTCGTGGGCCCAGAGACCCCCCTGTGACCGCTGACTGTGGCGGGAGAGTTGGGGAGTTCCCTCTTAGGACCTcagaggccaaggaaggaagaaaaagatgcTCAGGTCCCTGTCGGCAGGGCCTGCTGCTTTAGGCAAAAGAGGCGCTGCAGCTGCATTCAGGGGGGCAGCAGGGCCCAGGGCCCCGAGTGGCAGGCAGAGGTGAGGTGGCCGGGGTTGACCGGTGAAGCTTCCCGACCACAACATGCCCTTGGCCACTTGTGGTGGGAGGGGCCATGTCCCCGGCAGCTCCATCCCAAGACACACAGCAGACATGACTTCTGACAGTCAGGTGACAGAGCTGGAGGTCGCCTGTGCTCTTAGGGAAACAGAGGCTTAGTTAGTGGAAGGTACTGGAAGGGCCTATGCCAGCAGGGACCCGGGCAGGCCTTCCTGCAGGCATCCTCCCGAGGACACCTCTCAAGTGGGTTCGTAGTGGTTTGAGGggcagagaggctgaggcggccACAAGATGAAGCCCGGGGAGTGAGCTCCAGCCTCCTCTCAGGTCAGACAGAGGCCTCTCCGGCAAGGCGACCAGATGACCCGGAGAAGAAACCCCTCCCTCTGGGAGTCCGGGATCCCCTGCATCTGACCTGCCAGGATGGAGGGGCAGAAGGTTCTGGGTGTTTTCCAGGATACTGGACCCGCAAAGCCCATTGGAGGACCCAGTGCCGCTGTCCCCTCTGGCCACCCTCCACCCCCGATCAGGAGCTCACAGCTCCCAAGCGGCCGTCCACCCGTCCTGGCCCCACGTCctcctctcagcctccctggcCTGCACgacctccccagcccccaccctttGGGCTGCACAGAGCCCAACTGGGGTCCCCTGAGATCCCTGGCCCTGCTCTGTCTACCTGACATTTCcttagagagagagggaaagttctctcttggttttttttttctttttttttagccaggcgtggtggtgggggcctgtaatcccagctactctggaggctgaggcaggagaatcgcttgaacactggaggcggaggttgcagtgagctgagatcgtgccattgcactccagcctgggcaacaagagaaaccccgtctcaaaaaaaaaaaaaaaattattttacttttttttagagacagggtctcactcttgtcactcaggctggagtgcagtggcgccatctccgctcactgcagcctcaacctcctgggctcaggcaatcttcctgctttggtcccccaagtagctgagattacagacacgcaccaccgtgcttggctaatttatgaatttttttttttttagtagagatggagtttcaccatgttggccaggctggtctcaaactcctgacctctggtgatctgcctgtctcagcctcccaaaatgctgggattacaggcatgaaccacagtgcccggcctgaatctttttattttttgtagaaacggggtctctctatgttgcctaggctggtctagaactccgggcctcaagcagtcctccctccttggcctcccaaagtgctggggttacaggcgtgagccactgcaccctgccaataattttttaaagtatcacGGAAAAGtccaaaacacatttttttcttcaggtggagtcttgctctgtcgcccaggctggagtgcaatggcgcgatctcggctcactacaacctccacctcccgggttcatgcaattctcctgcctcagcctcccaagtagctggaattacaggtgcgtgccaccatgcccggctcatttttgtgtttttagtagagatgggatttccccatgttggccaggctggtctggaacgcctgacctcaggtgatctgcccccctcagcctcccaaagtgcggggattacaggcgtgagcaaccacgcccggcccaaaacACATTTTACTACCAGGCAGGAGCCTGCTGCCTCCTGGgcccgcccccggccccgccTCCAGCCAGGCCTGGCCCCGCCTCCAGCCAGGCCTGGCCCCGCCTCCAGCCAGGCCTGGCCCCGCCCCCGCCTCGTACCGGCCCCGCCCACCTGCGTGAGCAGCATGAAGGCGTTGTCGGCCCGCAGGTTCTTCTTCAGGAACTCCACGCAGTGGGCCTCGAGCGCTGGCACCGCGTACTTCTTGGCGGTGTATAGCGTGGTCATCACCGTCTCCGGGCCGATCTGCACCTCGTCCGAGTAGAGAAACCTGCAGAAGCAACGCAGGTGGCCATGAGGTGGGATCGCCATGCCCGTCCCCAGGGGAGAGCGTCAGGGGACCACTCAGACCGTTAGACACGGCCACCTGCCCTTGAGCTGGCAGGACCCAAACACCCCACATCAGGCTCCCCGAGGAACCTTCCAGAATTAGCCCCTGTTCGTTGCCCTCTGACATAGGGACACGACTTGGCAAGGCGGTCACCCATGAAAACGAGCAAGAGGCTGAACCCATCTACACAGCACACACCCAGAAGCGTCTACACGGCCTGTCTCGTTCTACCCGGGATGCCCAAGTAGAGGGCACTGGGAGCTGGGTGTCTCCTCCTTGGGGGCCTTTTCCATGAGGAACTCTTGGTTCCCTACCTTGGGCACCACCGAAAACCTCAACCACTTCTGGGTGGATCACAGAACCCAAAATTAGGATCATGGATAATCATGGACGCTATTACCGTCTGCCAGCGAGTGGCCCACACCACACTGAATACAGATCAGAAGTTGGACCGATCAAAAATAGAAGCacaggccgggcctggtggttcacgcctgtaatcccagcactttgggaggctgaggcaggcagatcgcctgaggtcaagaagtgccagaccagcctggccaacatggtgaaaccccgtctctactaaaaatacaaaaattagctgggcgtggtggcaggcgcctgtagtcccagctactcgggaggctgaggcaagagaatcgcttgaacctgggaggcagaggttgcagtgagccgagatcatgccactgcactccagtctggagacAGACCGAGAATccctctcaaattaaaaaaaagaagcacatggccgggtgcagtggctcacgcctgtaatcccagcactttgagaggccgaggcgggcagatcacttgaggccaggagttagagactagcctggccaacatggcaaaaccccctctctactaaaagtacaaaaattagccaggtgtggtggcagacacctgtaatcccagctacttgggaggctaaggcacaagaatcacttgaacccaggaggcggaggttgcagtgagccaagatcgtaccactgcactgaagcctgggagacagagcgagactccatctcaaaaataaaaaataaaaaataaaaaaatgtctccagcctggagcagtggctcacacctgtaatcccagcactttgggaggcagaggcaagaggaccgcctgagaccaggagttggagaccagtgtgggcatagtgagatcctgtctctaaacacattttttttcggctgggcactgtggctcaggcctgtactcccagcactttgggaggctgaggcaggcggatcatgagatcaggagatcgagaccatcctggacaacatgatgaaacccggtctctactaaaaatacaaaaattagccgggcgtggtggcgcgtgcctgtagtcccagctactcgggaggctgatgcaggagaatcacttgaacccgggaggcagaggttgcagtgagccaggatcgtgccactgcactccagccatgaTGGCAGAGCgctactccatctcaaaaaataaaaaaaataaaaaaataatttttttctctcccagcCCGTGGGTGGCATTTTCACTCTGCCAGTATTGTCCTTTGAGgtatacattttaaacattttccctAAGTCCAATgtctttgtttattcttttcttgcctgtgcctttggtgtcatatccaagtaATCATGgtca
This portion of the Pongo abelii isolate AG06213 chromosome 20, NHGRI_mPonAbe1-v2.0_pri, whole genome shotgun sequence genome encodes:
- the BTBD2 gene encoding BTB/POZ domain-containing protein 2; amino-acid sequence: MAAGGSGGRASCPPGVGVGPGAGGSPGPSANAAATPAPGNAAAAAAAAAAAAAAAATAGPPPPAPPGPGTDAQAAGAERAEEAAGPGAAALQREAAYNWQASKPTVQERFAFLFNNEVLCDVHFLVGKGLSSQRIPAHRFVLAVGSAVFDAMFNGGMATTSTEIELPDVEPAAFLALLKFLYSDEVQIGPETVMTTLYTAKKYAVPALEAHCVEFLKKNLRADNAFMLLTQARLFDEPQLASLCLENIDKNTADAITAEGFTDIDLDTLVAVLERDTLGIREVRLFNAVVRWSEAECQRQQLQVTPENRRKVLGKALGLIRFPLMTIEEFAAGPAQSGILVDREVVSLFLHFTVNPKPRVEFIDRPRCCLRGKECSINRFQQVESRWGYSGTSDRIRFSVNKRIFVVGFGLYGSIHGPTDYQVNIQIIHTDSNTVLGQNDTGFSCDGSASTFRVMFKEPVEVLPNVNYTACATLKGPDSHYGTKGLRKVTHESPTTGAKTCFTFCYAAGNNNGTSVEDGQIPEVIFYT